A stretch of Campylobacter showae DNA encodes these proteins:
- the msrA gene encoding peptide-methionine (S)-S-oxide reductase MsrA, translating into MLGKTLKTAGIVGALALFLGIFLNLQGEQMNHKTKESAAANKTIVLAGGCFWGTEAYLKQLPGVVSTYTGYANSKVPNPSYEQVCTGDTNAAEAVWVEYDEYVIDLPHLLKFYFNTIDPTSLNKQGGDRGTQYRTGIYYTDAADEPAIKAFIAEQQKNYKAPIVTEVAPLENIYKAEEYHQDYLDKNPHGYCHVTFESLPKKGEILSDKKRDMKQNLQNYKNKDDATLKNELSAISYDVVKHAATERPHSSELNDEERIGIYVDITNGQPLFSSYDKFDAGCGWPSFTKPIDASLIAEKSDLSYGMVRTEVKTAMSDSHLGHVFDDGPRDKGGLRYCINGAALRFVPKEEMQKQGYGYLIPYLDAQYSKK; encoded by the coding sequence ATGCTTGGCAAAACGTTAAAAACAGCAGGAATAGTCGGCGCTTTGGCGCTATTTTTAGGTATATTTTTAAATTTACAAGGAGAACAGATGAATCATAAAACAAAAGAGTCTGCGGCCGCGAACAAAACGATCGTGCTAGCCGGCGGTTGTTTTTGGGGCACGGAGGCCTATCTCAAGCAGCTTCCCGGCGTGGTTAGCACTTACACTGGCTACGCAAACTCAAAGGTGCCAAACCCTAGCTACGAGCAGGTCTGCACGGGCGACACGAACGCCGCTGAGGCCGTCTGGGTCGAATACGACGAGTACGTGATCGATCTGCCGCATTTGCTGAAATTTTACTTTAACACCATCGATCCCACCAGCCTAAACAAGCAAGGCGGCGACCGCGGCACGCAGTACCGTACGGGCATCTACTACACCGATGCGGCGGACGAGCCGGCGATCAAAGCCTTTATCGCCGAGCAGCAAAAAAACTACAAAGCACCCATCGTAACGGAGGTTGCGCCGCTAGAAAATATCTACAAAGCCGAGGAGTATCACCAGGACTATCTAGACAAAAATCCGCACGGCTACTGCCACGTGACCTTTGAGAGCCTGCCTAAAAAGGGCGAAATTTTGAGCGATAAAAAGCGCGATATGAAGCAAAATTTGCAAAACTACAAAAACAAAGACGACGCAACGCTAAAAAATGAACTAAGCGCCATCTCATACGACGTCGTAAAGCACGCCGCGACCGAGCGCCCACACAGCAGCGAGCTAAACGACGAGGAGCGTATCGGCATCTACGTCGATATCACTAACGGTCAGCCGCTTTTTAGCTCGTACGATAAATTTGACGCGGGCTGCGGGTGGCCGAGCTTTACGAAGCCGATAGATGCTAGCCTGATCGCCGAAAAGTCCGATCTATCGTACGGTATGGTGCGCACCGAGGTCAAAACCGCGATGTCGGATTCGCATTTGGGGCATGTATTTGACGATGGTCCGCGCGATAAAGGAGGGCTAAGATACTGCATCAACGGCGCCGCGCTGAGGTTTGTGCCAAAGGAGGAGATGCAGAAGCAGGGGTATGGGTACTTGATACCGTACCTCGACGCGCAGTATTCTAAAAAGTAG
- a CDS encoding IMPACT family protein, producing MQTVLRVVSTKTEAKKSTFLCFLCPICEFKALHEQLKAEHPKAAHVVWALRERNGYGQIVENQSDDGEPKGTSGQPSLNALRGAQLVNAGALIVRYFGGIKLGTGGLVRAYGAAVNAAIEEAEGCGALAKFEIKSLCVFFTPYALGSRFEHYFEKRNLSFEREFNEEGTIWRAEFNSAEFEEFQAFASGFEQEGFKFYALPLAARE from the coding sequence TTGCAAACGGTTTTGCGGGTCGTATCGACCAAAACTGAAGCCAAAAAATCGACGTTTTTGTGTTTTTTGTGTCCTATCTGCGAGTTTAAAGCCTTGCACGAACAGCTAAAAGCGGAGCATCCAAAGGCCGCGCACGTCGTGTGGGCGCTGCGCGAGCGAAACGGCTACGGCCAGATAGTAGAAAATCAAAGCGACGACGGCGAGCCAAAGGGCACGAGCGGGCAACCCTCGCTAAACGCGCTTAGAGGCGCCCAGCTCGTAAACGCAGGCGCGCTAATAGTTCGGTATTTTGGCGGGATAAAGCTAGGCACGGGTGGACTCGTGCGAGCGTATGGCGCAGCGGTAAATGCGGCTATAGAGGAGGCTGAGGGCTGCGGGGCGCTGGCTAAATTTGAGATAAAATCGCTTTGCGTGTTTTTTACGCCATACGCGCTGGGCTCGCGCTTTGAGCACTATTTTGAAAAGCGAAATTTGAGTTTTGAGCGCGAATTTAACGAGGAGGGTACCATCTGGCGAGCGGAGTTTAACAGCGCCGAATTTGAGGAATTTCAGGCATTTGCGAGCGGGTTTGAGCAGGAGGGGTTTAAATTTTACGCCTTGCCGTTGGCCGCGAGAGAGTAA
- a CDS encoding cyclic peptide export ABC transporter — MFKKISKKTLWQIIAMIVSSAVFSGSGILILAFINKYLLNLKEKDAQILLAFFAILILFLGFSVLSRIALSVIGNDFVYELRTKTIKRILDTANQKIVAAGKSNLIASLSSDVRSLTDGFMQVPSIIQGVLIIGATGAYVLYISAEIFVFLVLWTSVATWICRRSIKNIHKYFEQYRKCEDALYRDYQTCIEGHRELSLNLARAKRLFLERFIPNAKSLRTNIVKAEIHQSFMSNWLNTVMLGAVGIEIYFCLAYEAASLQDAITVALAILFLRAPLMMLLYSVPSVFRARIAYERLKKLDLAPFEPEFELGETAPQIWQKLRLKDINFAYDEGSEFALKDINLEIRRGETVFLIGKNGSGKSTLFMILAGLLAPKSGEMFADDVKITESNLKSYANTISAVFSDFYLFDEVMSDDGALIEGLLKKMSIENKVSVKDGNFSTLNLSQGQKKRLAMVATLLENRKFLILDEWAADQDPEFRRHFYTEFLPELKAQGYTVFAISHDDAYFDAADKIYEIRNGQIALVKG, encoded by the coding sequence ATGTTTAAAAAAATCTCAAAAAAAACGCTTTGGCAAATCATCGCCATGATCGTTTCCAGCGCCGTTTTTAGCGGTTCTGGGATCCTGATACTAGCCTTTATCAACAAATACCTCTTAAATTTAAAAGAAAAAGACGCTCAAATTTTGCTCGCGTTTTTCGCGATTTTGATTTTGTTTTTGGGCTTTTCGGTGCTCTCGCGCATCGCTCTTAGCGTGATCGGCAACGATTTTGTCTACGAGCTGCGCACCAAAACGATAAAACGGATCCTAGATACCGCAAATCAAAAAATCGTAGCCGCCGGCAAATCAAATTTGATCGCCTCGCTCTCAAGCGACGTGCGCAGCCTAACAGACGGCTTTATGCAAGTGCCAAGCATCATCCAAGGCGTGCTCATCATCGGCGCGACGGGCGCTTACGTACTGTATATCTCGGCCGAGATTTTCGTATTTTTGGTGCTGTGGACGAGCGTGGCGACGTGGATCTGCCGCCGCTCGATCAAAAACATCCACAAATACTTCGAGCAATACCGCAAGTGCGAGGACGCGCTATACCGCGACTATCAAACCTGCATCGAGGGGCATAGGGAGCTTAGCTTAAATTTAGCCCGCGCGAAGCGACTTTTTCTGGAGCGCTTTATACCAAACGCAAAAAGCCTGCGCACAAATATCGTAAAAGCCGAGATCCATCAGTCCTTTATGAGCAACTGGCTAAACACCGTGATGCTAGGCGCCGTTGGCATCGAGATATATTTTTGCCTAGCCTATGAGGCTGCTAGCCTGCAAGATGCAATCACGGTTGCGCTAGCGATACTTTTTTTGCGAGCGCCTCTCATGATGCTGCTTTACTCGGTGCCTAGCGTCTTTCGCGCGCGCATCGCCTACGAGCGGCTAAAAAAGCTAGACCTAGCACCATTTGAGCCGGAATTTGAGCTAGGCGAGACGGCTCCGCAAATTTGGCAAAAACTACGCCTAAAAGATATAAATTTCGCCTACGACGAGGGGAGCGAATTTGCGCTAAAAGATATAAATTTAGAGATTAGACGCGGCGAGACGGTATTTTTGATCGGTAAAAACGGTAGCGGCAAAAGTACGCTATTTATGATTTTAGCGGGGCTTTTAGCGCCTAAAAGCGGCGAGATGTTCGCAGATGACGTCAAAATCACCGAGTCAAATTTAAAAAGCTACGCAAACACGATCAGCGCGGTGTTTAGCGACTTTTATCTCTTTGACGAAGTGATGAGCGACGATGGGGCGCTGATAGAGGGGCTACTAAAAAAGATGTCGATAGAAAATAAAGTAAGCGTAAAAGACGGGAATTTTAGCACACTAAATCTATCTCAAGGCCAGAAAAAGCGTCTCGCCATGGTCGCAACGCTGCTTGAAAATCGCAAATTTTTAATCCTTGACGAGTGGGCGGCTGATCAAGACCCCGAGTTTAGGCGGCATTTTTATACTGAGTTTTTGCCTGAGCTAAAGGCGCAAGGCTACACTGTTTTTGCGATCAGCCACGACGATGCGTATTTTGACGCGGCGGATAAAATTTACGAGATACGAAACGGGCAGATCGCGCTCGTTAAGGGCTAA
- a CDS encoding DUF2470 domain-containing protein — translation MQLSEEAREAKEMALGMMNDNFIGLTEDMCAKFGGFTNPQNVKMTDITEDGMHIACDEGEVFVPFEKKAELTVESLRDEVINIVNSMEG, via the coding sequence ATGCAGCTAAGCGAGGAAGCAAGAGAAGCCAAAGAGATGGCGCTAGGCATGATGAATGATAATTTCATCGGCCTTACAGAGGATATGTGCGCAAAATTTGGCGGCTTTACCAACCCGCAAAACGTCAAAATGACCGATATCACCGAGGACGGCATGCACATCGCCTGCGACGAGGGCGAAGTCTTCGTGCCGTTTGAGAAAAAAGCCGAACTAACGGTCGAGAGTCTACGCGACGAGGTCATAAACATCGTAAACAGCATGGAGGGCTGA
- a CDS encoding TonB-dependent receptor plug domain-containing protein — protein sequence MSKKRLGAQGGKFILLSLVAAASLNAQTQNVTLDAAIVTAMGFESALKEETRNIFVVTKADVEAYGYRSVKELVEKTPSVDFVSTSSLGENIDMRGQGMRGDGATPTMAVKIMLNGVPINMVDAAHGIIPLEMIAIEDIEQVEVMPGGGAVLYGSGTRGGVVNIITKQKPRDFFANVSSKIG from the coding sequence ATGAGCAAAAAAAGATTAGGCGCGCAAGGCGGCAAATTTATACTTTTGTCGCTAGTAGCAGCCGCGAGCCTAAACGCGCAAACCCAAAACGTCACGTTAGACGCCGCCATAGTAACGGCGATGGGTTTTGAAAGCGCGCTAAAAGAAGAGACTAGAAATATATTCGTCGTAACCAAAGCAGACGTCGAGGCCTACGGCTACCGCTCGGTAAAAGAACTCGTAGAAAAGACCCCTAGCGTCGATTTCGTCAGCACATCAAGCCTAGGCGAAAACATAGACATGCGCGGACAAGGCATGCGCGGAGACGGCGCGACGCCGACTATGGCCGTAAAAATCATGCTAAACGGAGTACCGATAAATATGGTCGATGCGGCGCATGGCATAATACCGCTTGAGATGATCGCGATCGAGGACATCGAGCAGGTCGAAGTAATGCCGGGAGGCGGAGCCGTGCTCTACGGCAGCGGCACTAGAGGCGGCGTGGTAAATATCATCACCAAGCAAAAGCCGCGAGATTTTTTCGCAAACGTGAGCTCCAAGATAGGTTAG
- a CDS encoding TonB-dependent receptor, giving the protein MSEDLFLKFSGKAFGQKGYRHDYKERGYYVSGGLNYKFNDSHSLNLTPSVFKSKRNDPGTLTQDQVSQDRRQNANNGLTKLFENEKIDVSAVYEGKFNDFYSVNLMPYYQKIKIKTSSTESARGVRYPSQGLFGDKKYGVNFKNKLDYGSGEFIFGYDYEQNKGDRESHYEVKTSPVISLKHDTTLDLQKTTHALYFMEKHKFTQVFDLSFGYRFERAQYEASRVSDMKGFRNGIPFPPMTSYNAISDGGDIDNHAFEFTPNFRYSDTGNVYFKFERGYISPSPSQVTDKDQVTKQYKFNDLKSEKFNTYEIGLKDHVASMPVNATVFLTDTSDEIAYAELEANHGDAWKYYNIAKTRRYGFEFFSRQNVFDRLILSQSYAYVNATIKKGDNAGKEVPYVSKHKFIFGADYEIVSDLHLFADYKFYSKKKGVNYDNISSRSIVDAGVSYKFKSGFGITGGIKNLFNKKYYDYQGKNSQTCIYEYSPANERNYYVEFKYAY; this is encoded by the coding sequence GTGAGCGAGGATCTGTTTTTAAAATTTAGCGGCAAAGCGTTCGGTCAAAAAGGCTACAGACACGACTACAAGGAGCGCGGATACTACGTAAGCGGCGGGCTAAACTACAAATTTAACGACTCCCACTCGCTAAATTTGACGCCTAGCGTATTTAAATCAAAAAGAAACGATCCGGGCACCCTAACCCAAGATCAAGTTTCGCAAGACCGCAGACAAAACGCCAATAACGGCCTAACAAAGCTTTTTGAAAACGAGAAAATCGACGTTAGCGCCGTTTACGAGGGCAAATTTAACGACTTTTACTCGGTAAATTTGATGCCGTATTATCAAAAAATCAAAATCAAAACCTCCTCGACCGAGTCGGCTCGCGGCGTGCGCTATCCGTCGCAGGGACTTTTCGGCGATAAAAAATACGGCGTAAATTTTAAAAACAAGCTTGACTACGGCAGCGGCGAGTTTATCTTCGGCTACGACTACGAGCAAAACAAAGGCGATAGAGAGTCGCACTACGAGGTAAAAACGTCGCCCGTGATAAGCCTAAAACACGATACGACGCTAGATCTACAAAAGACCACGCACGCGCTTTATTTTATGGAAAAGCATAAATTTACGCAGGTTTTTGACCTGAGCTTCGGGTATAGATTTGAGCGCGCGCAGTACGAGGCCAGCAGGGTTTCTGATATGAAGGGCTTTAGAAACGGCATACCTTTTCCTCCGATGACTAGCTACAACGCCATAAGCGACGGCGGAGATATCGACAACCACGCGTTTGAGTTTACGCCGAATTTCAGATACTCCGACACCGGAAACGTATATTTTAAATTTGAGCGCGGCTACATCTCACCCTCGCCTTCTCAGGTAACCGACAAAGATCAGGTAACCAAGCAATACAAATTTAACGACCTAAAATCCGAGAAATTTAACACCTACGAGATCGGACTAAAAGATCACGTCGCAAGCATGCCGGTAAACGCTACCGTGTTTTTAACCGATACTAGCGACGAGATAGCCTACGCAGAGCTCGAGGCCAATCACGGAGACGCTTGGAAATACTACAACATCGCAAAAACCAGACGCTACGGATTTGAGTTTTTTAGCAGGCAAAACGTCTTTGATAGACTGATTTTGAGCCAGTCCTACGCCTACGTAAACGCCACGATCAAAAAAGGCGATAACGCCGGCAAAGAGGTGCCCTACGTTTCAAAACACAAATTTATATTCGGCGCGGACTACGAGATCGTGAGCGACTTGCACTTGTTTGCGGACTATAAATTTTACTCAAAGAAAAAGGGCGTAAACTACGACAATATCTCATCTCGCAGCATCGTGGACGCAGGCGTTTCGTATAAATTTAAAAGCGGGTTTGGCATAACGGGAGGCATAAAAAATCTCTTTAACAAAAAATACTACGACTACCAAGGCAAAAACAGCCAAACCTGCATTTACGAGTATAGCCCGGCAAACGAGCGAAACTACTACGTAGAGTTTAAATACGCTTACTAA
- a CDS encoding MotA/TolQ/ExbB proton channel family protein codes for MFEYIEVGGIFMWPIFCLSVLGIAVLLEKGAYFLFTEIDATSSFKIKLCNLILEGDYAKIKEFCKGYKNSLAKTALFVAENLGEGASKTQIDYIAEEAVSMQLTSLERRTWILGLCASASPQLGLLGTIVGMIKAFSGLSGGVDAPLVAVGISEALYTTAFGLIVAIPCVIFFLMISKKIDFILNDLNRIMSLFGRSFERRSCEVCPQR; via the coding sequence ATGTTTGAGTATATAGAAGTCGGCGGTATATTTATGTGGCCGATATTTTGCCTTTCGGTGCTCGGTATCGCGGTGCTTCTTGAAAAGGGAGCGTATTTTTTATTTACCGAGATAGACGCGACGAGTTCGTTTAAGATCAAGCTTTGCAATCTCATTTTAGAAGGCGACTACGCAAAAATCAAAGAATTTTGCAAAGGCTACAAAAACTCGCTTGCTAAAACCGCGCTTTTCGTCGCGGAAAATTTAGGCGAAGGCGCGAGTAAAACGCAGATCGACTACATCGCCGAGGAGGCCGTATCCATGCAGCTAACCTCGCTTGAACGGCGCACGTGGATACTCGGACTTTGCGCGAGCGCGAGCCCGCAGTTAGGGCTGCTTGGCACGATAGTTGGTATGATAAAGGCCTTTAGCGGACTTAGTGGCGGAGTAGACGCTCCGCTCGTTGCAGTCGGTATCTCCGAGGCGCTTTATACGACGGCTTTTGGGCTTATAGTGGCGATTCCTTGCGTGATATTTTTTCTCATGATTAGCAAGAAAATAGATTTCATCCTAAACGATCTAAACCGCATTATGAGCCTGTTTGGACGCAGTTTTGAAAGGAGAAGCTGTGAAGTATGTCCGCAGAGATAA
- a CDS encoding ExbD/TolR family protein: MKYVRRDKARYAGISMLNLIDVIFVLLLFFMVTTSFNKFAHIDIALPQSTSNLDEKDTKNVEVFYLLNGEVLLSINGEQKSLNLADLAAQIANLTPKQKESVKLNADGAINYGEVVNLISILKDSGTQNVELNIKKKPKG; this comes from the coding sequence GTGAAGTATGTCCGCAGAGATAAGGCCAGATACGCCGGCATCTCTATGTTAAATTTGATCGACGTGATATTCGTACTTTTGCTATTTTTCATGGTTACGACCTCTTTTAATAAATTTGCCCACATCGACATCGCCCTACCCCAAAGCACGTCAAATTTAGACGAAAAAGACACCAAAAACGTCGAGGTTTTTTATTTGCTTAACGGCGAAGTGCTTTTGAGTATAAACGGCGAGCAAAAAAGCTTAAATTTAGCAGATCTAGCCGCTCAAATCGCAAATTTAACCCCAAAGCAAAAAGAGAGCGTCAAACTAAACGCAGATGGAGCTATAAACTACGGCGAGGTCGTAAATTTGATCTCTATTTTAAAAGATAGCGGCACGCAAAACGTCGAGCTAAATATCAAGAAAAAGCCGAAAGGATAG
- a CDS encoding TonB-dependent receptor: protein MIAKSSQGAIALSLIASINLYAAEDSSTRLDATVITTTGFESALKDEVRNVTVITAKEIEDRGYRDIKEALEKAPGVSLNGNNVDMRGQGSRRSSSARSTTTVKVMVDGVVLNMIDTTPTRIPVDMIPIEDVDRIEIVPGGGTVLYGSGTMGGVINIITKKSKKKFYAGVSSKLASYSYKDVALNVGGGVTDALSLKLNAKKSDSNGYRRGDKTKEDYVSGGLTYQITDDQALSINSSYFKDKSRTTGALSKAQLEQDRRQAGSSKTDYLNKRVSVNADYSINLNDALTFNLSPYYQKLTMDSYSAYKDGGSGALGLTDKQAGAKFKGKYGYGSGDFIFGYDFLRQEAKRSILSKSTSRRGPITVSADVTTKFDVEKKTHSFYVLEKHDFTDQFSLSAGYRFELARNDMDRRSNSVVKMTPGRTITSASSFKGKKNSDNHAFEITPSFKYSDTGNVYFKFERGFVSPSPVQFVDKPNRTDYVVNNLKSETYQTYELGVRDMIYDNFISATVFLTDTKNEIYTRTLTNNITDGWFFINLDDVRRYGAELYAEQQILDNLKTSQTFSYVKAEFKKGSNKGMEVPTVQKSKFVASIDYEPIKDLNLLLDVKYLSKLKRAIYSGVTDISGYETQTVSRTLVDLGAKYKFKGGFSVSAGVKNLFNKKYNSYQSELEDIYEPADERNYYVEFKYAY from the coding sequence ATGATTGCTAAATCAAGCCAAGGAGCTATCGCGCTTTCGCTGATAGCAAGTATAAATTTATACGCCGCGGAGGATAGCTCCACTAGACTAGACGCCACCGTCATAACTACGACTGGCTTTGAGAGCGCGCTAAAAGACGAGGTTAGAAACGTAACCGTTATAACCGCAAAAGAGATAGAGGACAGGGGATACCGCGATATCAAAGAAGCTCTCGAAAAAGCTCCGGGCGTCAGCCTAAACGGCAACAACGTAGATATGCGCGGGCAAGGTTCCAGAAGGAGCTCGTCGGCTAGATCGACCACGACCGTAAAGGTGATGGTGGACGGCGTCGTGCTAAACATGATCGACACTACGCCTACTAGGATCCCCGTAGATATGATACCTATCGAGGATGTAGATAGGATAGAGATAGTCCCGGGAGGCGGCACCGTTCTATACGGCAGCGGCACGATGGGAGGCGTGATAAATATCATCACCAAAAAAAGCAAAAAGAAATTTTACGCAGGCGTCTCTAGCAAGCTCGCCTCCTACTCGTATAAAGACGTAGCCCTAAACGTCGGCGGCGGAGTAACCGACGCGCTATCTTTAAAACTAAACGCGAAAAAATCTGACTCAAACGGATATAGACGCGGAGATAAAACCAAAGAAGACTACGTCTCGGGCGGCCTAACCTATCAGATAACGGACGATCAGGCGCTATCTATAAACTCAAGCTATTTTAAAGACAAAAGCCGCACCACGGGTGCTCTAAGCAAAGCTCAGCTAGAGCAAGACAGAAGACAAGCAGGATCAAGTAAAACCGACTATCTAAACAAAAGAGTTAGCGTAAACGCCGACTACTCTATAAATTTAAATGATGCGCTGACGTTTAATCTATCGCCTTATTATCAAAAACTAACCATGGACTCCTATAGCGCCTACAAAGACGGCGGCAGCGGAGCGCTAGGGCTAACCGATAAACAAGCCGGAGCTAAATTTAAGGGCAAATACGGCTACGGCAGCGGAGATTTTATATTCGGTTACGACTTTTTAAGACAAGAGGCCAAAAGATCTATACTCTCGAAATCTACGAGCAGACGCGGCCCTATCACGGTAAGCGCCGACGTCACGACCAAATTTGACGTAGAAAAGAAAACGCATTCGTTTTACGTGTTAGAAAAGCACGACTTCACCGATCAGTTTTCTTTGAGCGCGGGGTATAGGTTCGAGCTAGCTAGAAACGATATGGATAGGCGCTCAAACTCCGTAGTAAAGATGACGCCTGGCCGGACGATAACTAGCGCTTCGTCCTTTAAAGGCAAGAAAAACTCGGACAACCACGCCTTTGAGATAACGCCTAGCTTTAAATACTCAGACACCGGCAACGTTTATTTTAAATTTGAGCGCGGATTCGTCTCGCCCTCGCCCGTTCAGTTTGTGGATAAGCCAAACAGAACCGACTACGTAGTAAACAATCTAAAATCAGAAACCTACCAAACCTACGAGCTTGGCGTGAGAGATATGATCTATGATAATTTCATAAGCGCGACCGTGTTTTTAACCGATACGAAAAACGAAATCTACACCAGAACGCTCACAAATAACATAACCGACGGCTGGTTTTTTATAAATTTAGACGACGTCAGGAGATACGGAGCCGAGCTCTACGCCGAACAGCAAATTTTAGACAATCTAAAAACCAGCCAGACCTTCTCCTACGTAAAAGCCGAATTTAAAAAAGGTAGCAACAAGGGCATGGAGGTGCCGACCGTACAAAAGAGCAAATTTGTCGCCAGCATCGACTACGAGCCGATCAAAGATCTAAATTTACTCCTTGACGTCAAATACCTATCAAAGCTAAAAAGAGCGATCTACTCGGGCGTGACAGACATATCCGGCTACGAGACGCAAACCGTATCTAGAACGCTAGTGGATCTTGGCGCAAAGTATAAATTTAAAGGCGGATTTTCGGTCTCTGCAGGAGTTAAAAATTTATTCAACAAAAAATACAACTCCTATCAAAGCGAGCTAGAGGATATATACGAGCCCGCAGACGAGAGAAACTACTACGTAGAGTTTAAGTATGCCTACTAA
- a CDS encoding FecCD family ABC transporter permease, with protein MPTKNGVTAVLAALTALLFIFSLSLGGADISWQDIIKFASGSEIDEIKETILLEIRLPRVIMAFLIGMLLASSGVVVQSVFLNPLADPYIIGIASAATFGAVAAYLLKLPDFYYGVFAFFSAAILSVLIFKLSKKGKSIATLLIIGIAFSSFLGAFTSFATYLIGEDSFKIVAWMMGYVGSANWEKIAYISVPLVLSMAYFYFKRFELNVILSGDEEAQSLGVDVEKMKKRLLIVSSLAVAFSVAFTGMIGFVGLIIPHTLRMILKTSSNIVLIPISAFAGGFFLLACDTIGKSVLSPTEVPIGVVTAFFGAPFFLFLAIRSSRSI; from the coding sequence ATGCCTACTAAAAACGGAGTTACGGCGGTTTTGGCGGCGCTTACGGCGCTGCTTTTTATATTTTCGCTTAGCCTAGGCGGGGCCGATATCTCGTGGCAAGATATCATCAAATTTGCAAGCGGCAGCGAGATAGACGAGATAAAGGAAACTATCCTGCTAGAAATCCGCTTGCCGCGCGTCATCATGGCATTTTTGATCGGTATGCTGCTAGCAAGCTCTGGCGTCGTCGTGCAAAGCGTATTTTTAAACCCACTAGCAGACCCCTACATCATCGGCATCGCCTCTGCTGCGACCTTTGGCGCCGTGGCGGCTTATCTTTTAAAGCTTCCCGATTTTTACTACGGCGTATTTGCTTTTTTTAGCGCGGCGATACTTTCGGTGCTGATCTTTAAACTCTCCAAAAAAGGCAAATCCATCGCCACGCTTCTTATCATCGGTATCGCGTTTTCGTCGTTTTTGGGTGCGTTTACGAGCTTTGCGACCTACCTCATCGGCGAGGATAGCTTTAAGATAGTAGCGTGGATGATGGGCTACGTGGGCTCGGCAAACTGGGAAAAGATCGCCTACATCAGCGTTCCTCTCGTGCTATCTATGGCGTATTTTTACTTTAAGCGATTTGAGCTAAACGTCATCTTAAGCGGCGACGAGGAGGCTCAAAGCCTAGGCGTGGACGTAGAAAAGATGAAAAAACGCCTACTTATCGTTTCATCCTTAGCCGTGGCGTTTTCGGTCGCGTTTACGGGCATGATAGGCTTTGTGGGGCTCATCATCCCGCACACGCTACGCATGATACTAAAAACCTCGAGCAACATCGTTTTGATACCTATTAGCGCCTTTGCGGGCGGGTTTTTCCTGCTGGCCTGCGACACGATAGGCAAAAGCGTTCTAAGCCCGACCGAGGTACCTATCGGCGTGGTTACGGCGTTTTTCGGCGCTCCGTTTTTTCTATTTTTAGCTATCCGCTCAAGCAGGAGCATATAA
- a CDS encoding ABC transporter ATP-binding protein translates to MKVEKLCFSYGKKEILKNVNLSLENGRFVGILGPNGCGKSTLLKNILRILSPNSGVITLKNKKLEDYSLKELAKILGFVPQKTVLSMPLTVEDIVLTGRFCHLKSQFSGYDANDVAKTYEIMRLLDVERFAKRSAHYLSGGEFQRVLLARALVSEPKILLLDEPTSALDLNYGVQMLKICENLTRELNLLSVAVLHDLNLAAMFCDKIVMLKDGEIRYAGTAKQLYTKEILHEIYGLNCEILEHDGMPFVVPVKR, encoded by the coding sequence GTGAAAGTAGAAAAACTATGCTTTAGCTACGGCAAAAAAGAGATACTAAAAAACGTAAATTTGAGCCTTGAAAACGGTAGGTTCGTAGGGATTTTGGGTCCAAACGGCTGCGGCAAATCCACTCTTTTAAAAAATATCCTAAGAATTTTATCGCCAAATAGCGGCGTGATCACGCTAAAAAACAAAAAGCTGGAGGATTATTCGCTAAAAGAGTTGGCTAAAATTTTAGGCTTCGTGCCGCAAAAAACGGTTCTAAGTATGCCGCTAACGGTCGAGGATATCGTACTAACGGGGCGCTTTTGTCATCTAAAAAGCCAGTTTAGCGGATACGACGCAAACGACGTAGCCAAAACCTACGAGATCATGCGCCTGCTTGACGTAGAGCGGTTTGCTAAACGCAGCGCCCACTACTTAAGCGGCGGAGAATTTCAGCGGGTGCTGCTAGCTAGAGCGCTAGTTAGCGAACCAAAAATTTTACTTCTTGACGAGCCTACGAGCGCGCTAGATCTAAACTACGGGGTTCAGATGCTAAAGATCTGCGAAAATTTAACTAGAGAGCTAAATTTACTCTCCGTAGCCGTGCTACACGATCTAAATTTAGCCGCTATGTTTTGCGACAAGATCGTGATGTTAAAAGACGGCGAGATACGCTACGCAGGCACGGCAAAGCAGCTTTATACGAAAGAAATTTTACATGAAATTTACGGGCTAAACTGCGAAATTTTAGAACACGACGGCATGCCGTTCGTCGTGCCCGTAAAGCGATAA